Below is a window of Methanocaldococcus jannaschii DSM 2661 DNA.
GGGATACCCGAGCGGGGCTTCACTTCGTTCAGCCCCACTTTAATGAGAGTATTTAGGATATATGAGTTTAAATCTCCTTATAACTCTTTAAATCTGAAAATCTAACAACTTCATGCATTGCCTTTAACTCAATAGGTATTTCATTCTCTTTCAATAACACTAAGGGATTTATTCCCCCCATTGTTACAACTCCACACATGTCTTTATTCACGCCAATACCATAAAGTTCATTGTTTGGCTCTCCTATAGCTTTAATACCATTCCAATTTAATTTCTTTAAAACTTCTTCTAATTTCTCTCTTGCAACTCTATGCACTTCCCTAAATCCTGCCAAAAATGTTTTTTCACAATCAACAAAATTAAAGAAAACTTCATGAGGGTCTAATGACGAACCATCATAACCAATTATATCAATAAACCTCTCCTTATCTTCAGTTATCTCCAAAATCCCCCCATATTTTGGTATGAGAGGAACTGAGTTTCTTAAAAATATTCCATCTAAGGTTACAGCACAGATTGTTTGAATTTTTATCCTATCATTTTCTTCAACAATTCCAAATCTGTCGGATATGCCTAAACCTTTTTTATATGCCTCTTTTAGTATATCAAATGCCTCATCAAGGTATTTTTTATCGATAAATGCAGTATTTACTATAACATCTCCATCAGCTTCATCTATATCATAGGTTACCTTTGCCATTGCATTGAACATTTTTGATAAAGCGGTTTTTATTCTTATATTTGCCTTCTTTGTTACTATATCCCTTGGATTCTTTTTAAGCTTATGGAGAGATTCTAATCTAACAATTGATGACATTGGACAAATTTCAACGCAGTAGTTGTTTTCAACAAATGGAGCTATTGGTGTTAGACCTCCAATTAAAGCGACTCCCACCTTATCATCTCCAACATCTAATCCTAAAACATTTTCTGTCCCATAACTAATAATACATTTTAATTCATCTATCTCCAATATAGTCTCAAATCTCTCCAAAAACTCAACTCCAAAGTATCTAAAGTTTGCTGGTAAATAACCCTCCCCATTCTCTATAATACCCATAACATCTGTTTCTTTCTTCTCAATAAATGCTCTCAATGGGTCTATAGATGTAGATTTGTAATCTATAATTTCTTTAAATTCTACTGGTTTTCCATCCTCATATTTAACAACTCCAGCACATACATGGAGTGGAAAAATGCCATTTTGTAGTAGGATATTATCAAAGTTTAATGAGCAGAGGGTATTTATTTCCACGAATTTTTCCCTATCTATAATTCCAACTCTATCCCCAACAGCCAAACCAGACTCATAGACACTTTTTATTATTTTTAACACATCATTAAAGTCTGCATAAACCTGACATCTGTTGATAACTACATATCCAAACCTATAGTTGGCAGATATTGTTTTTTCCAATATATTCGAGTAAATACTCCCCAGTCTATAAGATATATTAGCTTTCTCCAACTCCTCTAAACCTCTCTCAGTTATAACCCTTCCAGCATAACCAACTTTTTTTGTTAATTTCATCCCATCCAATAACTTTAAATGATATCTCACAGCCCTCTCTCCAATTTTATAACCCCTCTTATTAAGTTCTTTAGCTATAATTTTAGCCCCTACAGGCTCTTTTGATTTAGATAAAATATCTAAAATTTCTATTAACTTCCTATCAAGGTCTGCCATTATTATCACCTAAAAAATAATTATTAAAAAAAAGAATAATAAAAATTTATTTATCTAATCTCTCTTTCAATAACTCAATGACTCTCTTTGGATCTGCCCTTCCCCTTGTTAATCTCATTACTTGCCCCATTAAGAAGTTCAATGCCTCTTTTTTACCATTTAGATAATCTTCAACTGCCTTTGGATTGTTTTTAATAGCTTCCTCAACCGCTTTAACTAAAGCGTCTTCATCTCTAATAACTGTTAATCCAAGCTCCTCAACGAGTTCTTTAGGCATCTTCTTTCCTCTATTTATAACCAACAAATCAACAATCTCTTTAGCTATTTTTTGAGATATAACCCCCTCTTTAATTAGCTTTATTAATTCAACTATATGCTCTGCCTTAACCCCACTCTCATACAAATCTACTTTGTGATACTGTAAAGACCTCCTCAACTCATTTCTAATCCATGTAACTGCCAAATCAACATTTTCCTTATTAACACCTAAGGATTTAACAACTTCCTCAAACATTTCAGCCATATCTAAGTCAGAAACTAATACCTTAGCATCCTCTTCATCAATACCATACTCTTCAACAAATCTTTTCTTCTTAGCTAATGGTGTTTCTGGCATTTTTTCCTCTATTTCCTTAACCCATTTTTCAGAGATGACTATTGGCTGAATGTCTGGGTCTGGAATATATCTGTAATCTTCAGCAGTCTCTTTACTTCTCATTGCCTTAGTTATCATCTGACTTTCTAAGAATGCTCTTGTTTCTCTTTTAACCTCTCCCCCTCTTTTAATAATGTTTTTCTGTCTGATTAGTTCATATTTTAGAACTTTATAAACCCCTTTAATTGAATTGACGTTTTTAACCTCAACCCTATTTCCTTGGACTCCCATATATTCAATGGAAATATTTACATCAGCCCTCATTGTTCCTTCTCCTCTTAAACAGCCAAGGTATCTGAATAATGTCATCAATTGCTTTAAAAATTCTCTTGCTTCTTCTGGGCTTTTTATATCTGGCTTTGTAACAATCTCAATTAGTGGGGTTCCGCTTCTGTTATAATCAACAATTCCAAAACTTGGGTTGTACTGCCCAGGGTCTTCCTCTAAATGAACCTCATGTATTCCAATACCCATAAACTCTCCATCTACTCCAATAGGGGTTGAAGTTCTCTGATAACCGCTCGGTAAATCTGGATAATCATAATGCTTTCTTTGGAAGTAAATATCTTCATCAACAACTATTTTACAACCAAGCATCTTTGCAACCATTATTGCAACTTCCACTGCCTTTTTATTTGGTGGGAGTGGTTTTGCTCCAGGCAATCCAAGACAGACAGGACAAACATTCGTGTTTGGCTCTGCATCTAAATAATTCGTTGAGCAGTTACAGAATAATTTTGATTTTGTATCAATTTGAACATGTATCTCCAAACCACACTTCATTTTAACATCTTCCATATTTCCACCCATTAAATTTTAATTTACACCTCCGAGCGTAAGCGAGGAGGTGTTAGTTTTGATGAAACTTTATTAAATTTTCACGTGCATTTCCAAACCACACTTCATTTTAACGTCATCGTTCATGTTTCCACCTTATTTTGGTCTTTTTAAAACTTAGCTTTTTGGTTTTAAGATTTTTGGTCCCCTTGCTAAGGCAGTTATTCCAGTTCTTGCCATTTCTTTAATTCCTAATGGTTTAACTAAGTCAATAAATGCGTTTATTTTATCTTCACTACCAGTTATCTCTACAATTAAAGATTCTGGACTTAAATCTACAACATTTCCTCTAAATATGCTTGTATATTGAATAACTTGTGATTTTGCACTCTCTGTTGGTGCATAAATCTTTATTAAACAGAGCTCTCTCTGAACGGATTTCTTTTCCTCTAACTCACTAACCTTTATAACATCAATTAATTTGTTGAGTTGTTTGATAACCTGCTCTAATATCTTATCATCTCCATTAACAACTATCGTAACTCTTGAAATTTGTGGATTCTCTGTTATTCCGACTGTAATACTTGAAATATTAAACCCTCTCCTTGTAAATAACCCTGAAATTCTCTGCAATACTCCTGGTTTATTTAAAACTAACGCGGAGATGACATGCCTATGTTCCATTATATTCACCAATCCTTTTTATAGTAAGATTTAAAAATAATAAAATAGATATTTAGTAGAACTCACCATATAATAATTATGATACCTGAAATTTTTGATTTGCATATTTTTGATAGGATATGACAAGGCTTAATTTTTCTTTTGTTAATTAATTGGCATCTAAATTATTGGTTTTTGCAAATATTCTAAAGATAAAGGACATAATAAATGTCTTTCGATAGAGGGTGTTCAATTTTTCATAACTAAATTTAACAACTTTACGAAAAACTATGAAAATTTTCTTTTAATCTTAACTTAATTTTTGGTTTCCTATTCTTTGCCTGGGTAATAGGATTTATCCAAATAAAATATATATAAATTTTTGGGATGGTAGTATGGTTTTATTAAAGTTTCATGGTGGTTGCCAGCAAATTGGGATGAGTTGTGTTGAGGTAGAAACACAAAAAGGGAGAGTTTTATTGGATTGCGGAATGTCTCCAGACACTGGAGAAATACCTAAGGTAGATGATAAAGCAGTAGATGCAGTTATTGTTTCCCATGCTCATCTTGACCATTGTGGAGCAATCCCATTTTATAAATTCAAAAAGATTTATTGCACACATCCAACAGCTGATTTAATGTTTATAACTTGGAGAGATACTCTAAATTTAACAAAAGCTTATAAAGAAGAAGACATTCAGCATGCTATGGAAAATATTGAGTGCCTAAATTACTATGAGGAAAGGCAAATAACTGAAAACATTAAATTTAAATTTTACAATGCCGGGCATATATTGGGAAGTGCTTCCATATACTTGGAAGTGGATGGGAAAAAAATTCTCTATACTGGGGACATAAATGAAGGAGTTTCAAGAACATTACTCCCTGCAGATACAGATATCGATGAGATTGATGTCCTAATTATAGAATCTACTTATGGATCTCCATTGGATATAAAGCCAGCAAGAAAAACTTTAGAGAGGCAATTAATTGAGGAAATATCTGAAACAATAGAAAATGGAGGAAAAGTAATAATCCCAGTTTTTGCAATTGGTAGAGCTCAAGAGATATTGTTGATTATAAACAACTATATTAGAAGTGGAAAGTTAAGGGATGTGCCAATATATACTGACGGCTCCCTAATTCATGCAACTGCTGTTTATATGAGCTATATAAATTGGCTAAATCCAAAAATAAAAAATATGGTTGAGAATAGAATTAATCCATTTGGTGAGATAAAGAAGGCAGATGAAAGCTTAGTATTTAATAAAGAGCCTTGTATTATTGTTTCAACTTCAGGGATGGTTCAAGGAGGACCGGTATTAAAATATTTAAAGTTATTGAAAGACCCAAAAAACAAGCTTATATTAACTGGTTATCAGGCAGAGGGAACATTAGGAAGGGAATTAGAAGAGGGAGCTAAAGAAATTCAGCCATTTAAAAATAAAATCCCTATAAGGGGAAAAGTTGTTAAAATAGAATTTTCTGCTCATGGTGATTATAATTCATTAGTTAGATATATAAAGAAGATTCCTAAACCAGAAAAAGCTATAGTTATGCATGGGGAGAGATATCAATCATTATCATTCGCTATGACTATTTGGAAGACATTAAAGATTCCAACCTTTGTTCCTGTTAGAGGAACAATATTGCCAATATAAATTATAAAATTTTTAAATACTCAATAATGCCTCCTCTGGAATTTCTTGCTCTATGGTTGTAATTGTTGAGAAATACTTTTTGAGAACTCCTGTTATTCTTTTCAGTATTTCTTTCTCTTCTATAACGTCAAGGGCTATTTTTGACTCTATTATAACATACAGATTTTCACCATAAAGTTTTAATGGATAGATGTATAGATAACTATCTTCCTTAAATATAACGACCTTTTTTATATTTCCACATAGTTTTTTAATATATTCAAATATGCTCGATGCAGTAGCTCCAACTTCATCAGCATCCTTTAATGTAGTGGCTATAACTAAACCCTCATCATTAACAACAATAATATCTTCTATATCATAAGAAAGAGCTATTTCAACCAAATCAAATTCTTTTGTATATTCCCTACCTTCATCTGGAGCTACATAAGGTTTTAATTCTTTAAGATTTTCGATAATTTCCATTTCAATAATCTTATACGTTTTCTTTCTTTCTTTCTCTTTATAGTAATACACTCCTACACCAATCAAGACCCCAACTATAAAAAGAATTAAAAAAATTATTATCGCATCCATGTTAATACCTCTTCATTTCTTCTATTTGAATATTTGCTTTTTATTTTATTACTCTATATTAATATTTATCCTTGAGGTATATTTGGATACATATTTTTTAATTGTATTGTCAATCTCAAATTTAACAATTGAAGGGTCTATATCTTTTTTGATAATTCCCAAGATTCTTTTTCTCTTTACATTAACATCCCCAAATATATAGTATCTACCATTCTCCCACTTAATCTTAAGATTAACTAAAACATCACTAACACCTTCCATCCTCTTAACTTTATTAACAATCTCACTCTCAATTTTTTCTTTTAGTTCTTCCAATTCTTCATCTGAAGGTCTAAACACATCTTCTAATATTGTCTCTATCCAATTCTCATCTGGCTCTTTTATTCCCAATTTTTTTAGCAGTTCTTCTCTTGAGACTGTTGATTCTTCTTCTATTTCTTCAGCAGTTGTTATACTACCTTCACTTTCTAAACTATCCGCTTTTTCACTACTTTTATTTTCGTTTTCATCCAGAATTTTCATTTGTGGGTATAGTTCTAATATAACATGTGTTTTTTTCTCATTATACTCATAGACATCAATAACTGTATTTTCATCTTTCAACATTTCTTCCAATTTTTCATAGGCATCTTTTCCTAACAAAACTCCTAAGTCACATTCATAAGCCGCTGCTATTGGTGTTTGTCCTTTGTATATTATATAACCGTTCTCAAATTTGCCATCTTTTTTTCTATAAGCATTTATAATAATATATTTATTATCTTCTAAGTATTTTTCAAAGTCCTTTGTATTTGCCTCTATTAAATTATCCAATGGTATGTCCAATTTTATGTTGAGATATTTTTCAACTATGTCTCTCTTCTCACTCATATCTTCATTTTTTTCAGATACTTTATTTGTGTCTTTACATGCAAAAATCTCTGGATATAGCCATTTCATTAAATTTATTTTATCTTTATTATATTTGTAGATATCTATAACTTTGTTTTCGTAGTTTAACAGTTCAATAACTTTTTCTTTATTTCCAAAAACCTCTGTAGATTCACTATCGGTGTAGTAGCATCCAACAATTTTTCCATCTTCAACAAAGATATAACCCTCATGTAATTTATTCCCTTCTTTAACTAAAATTAAAATATATCCAGTGTCTATCTCATTGATTATCTCTTCTAAATTTCCTTCATATAATGTCTTTACATACTCTCCATCAACAACTTTTATCATATTTTCCCTCATCTATCTTTATTACTTATGCATTATCTTAGCTATCAATCCTGCAAATACACCTGCTCCAAATCCATTATCAATATTAACAACCGCTATTCCAGGAGAACATGAATGCAACATAGTTAACAGAGGCGTTATTTTTATCCCATAAGATGTCGATGTTGGAACTCCAATAACAGGAATATCAACCATTGAGGCGATAACTGAAGGTAAAGCTCCCTCCATACCAGCAACAACAATAATACAGCAAACATCTTCCTCAATCATTCTTTTTAAAGCTGGAAACAGCCTGTGAATGCCTGCAATTCCTACATCATAAGCAGTTATTGCTTCAACTCCCATTATTTCTAATGTGTCTTTTGCCTCCTCTGCCACTGGAATATCTGAGGTCCCTGCTGTTAATATACCCACTTTACCTATTTTTTTTACTTCATAGTTTTTATTTTTTATTATTAATGTTTTCGCTTTTTTGTTAATTTTTATGTCGTAGTTTTTTAAATTCCACTTCCTAATTTCGTCACTAAGTTTTTCAATATCTTCTATTTTAGTTGCTAACGCTATGCCATTTTTTTCTACAAGTTTTAGCGTGGCTTTAATTATCTCATCTATATCTTTTCCCTTACCATAAACAACTTCTGGAACTCCTGTCCTAAACTGCCTGTTTATATCCAACTTTAATCTTTCCTCAATCTCTTCATAATAGTTAAGCTTTATCTGTTTTTCAATTTCATCTAAGCTTATATCTCCATTTTTAAATGCTAAAAGTAAATCTCTTAAATTTTTTCCCATTCAATTCCCTCCAAAACTTTTAGAAAAAACATTTAAACTCTTTCCCATTCGATTCCATTATTTTCAAAAAATTCAATATATCTCCTTTTATCATCTCCCCTACATCCCTTCCAATCAATAAGAGCTTTATCCACTTCCATCTTACTGATAAGTTGATTTAAAACATCCTCAGACACTGAGGCATATTTTGGAACTAAATAGCCAAAATAATATTTATCCTCTAAAGCAAGTTTTGTAAATTTTGGAGCATAATGCCCTCCACCAAAGCCAATAGCTCTAACTTTTTTATCATAATTTTTGGATTTCATTGCATCTATTGTTTCCAAAACAGATTTAGCAATTATCTCTCCAGCCTCTTTTAAAATCCACTCTTTTTCACTACTTCCAATTTCAACAAATACTGTTGGAGCTTTTAAACCGGTTGGAGAGTGATGAACTACCTCAAAAGAGACATCAAACTCTCCAATCTTCCCATCCTCATAGTATGTTTTGTAATTTTTGTAAATGTTTTTTAATAAAAGAGTATTTAAAACAGCATCACATGGACAAACTTCCTTAGGATTTCCTCCAAAAGTATTATCTTCAGTTAAATTTCCGGGCGTATGGACTGTTAGGGATGGTTTATTTGCAATACTTTTATGCTTTGATAAAAATATATAGTAATCTGCATACTCCAAATCTTCTGCAGTTAGAGATAAAAGCTCCTTATCAGTTTCAAAAACATCAAAATACTCTTTTATATGATTAGCTATGTTTTTACTTGCTAAATCTTTATTTGATGCTATTAACAAAAATTTCATCTTATCCCTCTCTTAAATGTCCTAATATATGTCCTGTTTCTTCTTTAATTATCTTTAATGCTGTTCTACATGCATTTACTGAGCCTGGGAGGGCATATATGATTTTTCCTTTATAAATTCCAGCCATAGCTCTTGATAGCATGGCTGAGAATCCAACTTCCTCATAACTTAGTTTTTGAAAAATAATTTTAAAGCCATCTAACTCTTTTTCAATAATTTCTTTCAATGCTTCTACAGTGACATCTCTCTCAGCTATTCCAGTTCCTCCTGTGAAAACAATACAATCTACATCAAAAAATTCAACTATATGCTCAACTATTCCTTTAATCATATTTTTGTTGTCGGGGATTATTGTATATACTTTAGCGTTTAGTTCTTTTTTTAATAATTTTCCAGATTTATCATCTACTTCTTTTCCCTTAATTAAATCATTATATCTACTATCACTTACAGTAACTACCGCATATTTTATATTTTTTATTCTTTTGTGCATATTTCCACCGTTTAAATAAATATATAAATTAATGAATATAAATTAAAATAACAAAAGAATTCTAAAGTTTTGGAAGGAAGTAAAATATTAATAATAAAAATTAAAAATTTTAAAAATAAAATTTATTTCTTCAAAGCCAATTTTATATCCTCAACTTTTACTGTTTTTCTTTTTGCGTGCTTAGCTAATTCAACTGCTTCTTTTGCAATTTCTAATGCAATCTCTTCAACAGCCTCTGCTAAGTATTCTGCAGCTGCTCTGCTAACTCTCTCAGCACCAGCCTTTTTCAATATTCTCTCAAATGGTGCAACTGGAAGCTCAGCCATAATACCACCTCACAATAGATTTCCAATAAATACTGTTATAAAATCCTTTATTTAAACTTTTCGGTCATTTTCATTTTTTGTGAAAGTCTTTGGAAAATTTTCCCACACATAAAGAAGGTATTAAAAAGTGTGACACTAAAATTATAAAAAACACTATTTATAATGTATGTCACAAATTTAAAATATAATTTTATGAAAGATAGATAAACATAAATTAATAGAGTTTAATTGTGATATTTATGATAATTACTATAGCTTCGGGTAAAGGAGGGGTTGGAAAAACTACAACATCAGCATCTTTAGCAGTAGCACTTGCTAAATTGGGAAAAAAGGTTTTAGCTATTGATGGAGACATATCAATGGCTAATTTAGGGATTCTATTCAATATGGAAAAGAAAAAACCCTCTTTACATGAAGTTTTGAGTGAAGAGGCAGATGTTAGGGATGCAATTTACAAACATAAAACTGGAGTTTATGTATTGCCAACGAGTTTGTCTTTAGAAGGTTATAAGAAATCAGATATTGATTTACTTCCAGATGTGGTTAATGAGGTAGCTGATGATTTTGATTATGTAATTATAGATGCTCCAGCTGGGTTAAATAGAGAAATGGCTACTCATTTAGCTATTGCTGATAAACTTTTACTTGTTGTCACCCCAGAGATGTTCTCAATTATTGACGCTGTTAGATTAAAAGAAAGTGCTGAAATGGCTGGAACACCTTTAATGGGTGTTGTGTTAAATAGGGTTGGTAGAGATTTTGGTGAAATGGGTAGAGATGAGATTGAAATGTTAATAAAAGGTAAAGTTTTAGTTGAAGTCCCTGAAGATGAAAATGTTAGGTCAGCAGCTTTAAAAAAGATGAGTGTTATTGAATATAGAAAGAATTCTCCAGCTTCTCAAGCTTATATGAAGTTAGCTTCAATAATAGCAGGAGTTCCTATTTACATTGAAGATGAAATTAAAATAATAAGGAAAGAAAGCTTTATAGATAAAATTAAGAGATTATTTAGGATGTATTAATTATCTTGATTTAAAAATTTTAATTATCATCCTTTTCCAAATAAACCGTATATGTTGGGAACGCCCTCTCAATGAACCTTTCAGTAAAAGCTTCACCAAAAATGGATGCATCATCTCGCTTTGCTCGATGATGCCTCTTAGTTATCTTTCTCCAAATAAACAGTATATGTTGGGAATGCCATCTCTATCCCTTCTTTTTCAAATTCCTCTTTTATCTTCAAATTTATTTCATCAACGGCATTTAAATAGTAATCAAATCCCATGTTTCTAACAAAGTATTCTACCCTCAAATTTAAACTCCAATCTCCATATTCCCTAAAATGCACTCTATATGGAGGGAGAGTAGCTGGATGATTTTCAACAATCTCTTTTATTATCTCCTTAGCCCTCTTAATTTTCTCTACCGGTGTGTTATAAGTTAAACCGATAGTCATTAAAACCCTTCTTCTATCTCTAACTGTTAAGTTTTCAATGGCTGAATCCAACAATTCTGAGTTTGGGATAGTTATTAAAGTGTAATCAAAAGTTCTAATTCGTGTGCTTCTTATTCCAATCTCCTCTACAATCCCTTCAGCCCCTTTAACTTTAACCCAATGGCCTAAACTAAAGGGTTTGTCAATCAATATTAAAATCCCAGCAATGAAGTTTTTTATGGTGTCTTGCATAGCCAAAGCTAAAGCTAAACCCCCTACTCCTAAACCAGCCAATAAAGCAGTGATATCATAACCAACAGAGCTTAAAGCCGTTAATATACCAAGAAGTATTGTTAATATCTTTACAACTTTTTTCAATGGCTTTATTATGTGTTCGTCCAACTCTGTTTCTGTCTTTTCGGTTAATGGAATTAGGTAGTGTTCAAATATCCCATCAATAAATTTAACTGCAAAATATGTAGCCGATAAGATAACTACAACTTTTACTGCTTCATCTATCAACTTGAGTATATAATCTGGCAGAATTAAAAATCTTAACCCAAAATAGAAAAACAATGTAACTACTAACACAATAATTGGTAAATCAATAGACTCTAATATTATATCATCGAATTTTGTTTTTGTTTTATCTATGATTTTTTTGAGATAATTTCTAACTATTTTATCCACAATTTTTCCAATGAAAATACCCAATAGAGTTATAACAACAAAAATAAGTATATTAGATATGCTGTTCCCAAAAATTTCCATATTCACATCACCTCTTCTTTAAATTACCACTATAAAAATAAAATTGAAAAATTTAATTATTTATCAAAGATTTTTATATTAAAGATTATTTCCTTCCTCTTTGGATTTCATATATCCTTTCAACATCCTCTATAGTGTTTATCTCATTAACTCCCTTATCAAATCTAAATCTTACAACCCTTGGGAATCTCAAAGCATAGCCACAAGGATATTTATCAGATTTTTGAATTTCTTCATAAGCAACTTCAATAACTATCTTTGGTTCTACTTCAACCTCTTCACCTAAATCTCTAATAATAATTTTATCAATCTCTTCTTTCAAAAACTCTAAATCTGCCTCAGTTAGTCCAGTCCCTACATGTCCAATAGGGTAGAGGTTCCCTTCCTCATCTCTAACACATATTTCAAATGAACCA
It encodes the following:
- a CDS encoding mechanosensitive ion channel family protein — translated: MEIFGNSISNILIFVVITLLGIFIGKIVDKIVRNYLKKIIDKTKTKFDDIILESIDLPIIVLVVTLFFYFGLRFLILPDYILKLIDEAVKVVVILSATYFAVKFIDGIFEHYLIPLTEKTETELDEHIIKPLKKVVKILTILLGILTALSSVGYDITALLAGLGVGGLALALAMQDTIKNFIAGILILIDKPFSLGHWVKVKGAEGIVEEIGIRSTRIRTFDYTLITIPNSELLDSAIENLTVRDRRRVLMTIGLTYNTPVEKIKRAKEIIKEIVENHPATLPPYRVHFREYGDWSLNLRVEYFVRNMGFDYYLNAVDEINLKIKEEFEKEGIEMAFPTYTVYLEKDN
- the minD gene encoding septum site-determining protein MinD, whose amino-acid sequence is MIITIASGKGGVGKTTTSASLAVALAKLGKKVLAIDGDISMANLGILFNMEKKKPSLHEVLSEEADVRDAIYKHKTGVYVLPTSLSLEGYKKSDIDLLPDVVNEVADDFDYVIIDAPAGLNREMATHLAIADKLLLVVTPEMFSIIDAVRLKESAEMAGTPLMGVVLNRVGRDFGEMGRDEIEMLIKGKVLVEVPEDENVRSAALKKMSVIEYRKNSPASQAYMKLASIIAGVPIYIEDEIKIIRKESFIDKIKRLFRMY